A window from Prosthecochloris marina encodes these proteins:
- a CDS encoding response regulator produces MKHNGQSILVVDDQSSTRRLISYSLQKAGYRVIEAVNGKEALEQCFRSVPDLILCDIMMPEMNGFEFREKLLQNERFRSVPFVFLSARAQTEELSEAKRLYPQGYITKPVEPEIIVETVKNHLK; encoded by the coding sequence ATGAAGCATAACGGACAATCAATACTTGTGGTTGATGATCAATCAAGTACGAGAAGACTGATCAGTTATTCTTTGCAGAAAGCAGGCTATAGGGTTATCGAAGCCGTGAACGGTAAAGAGGCCTTGGAACAGTGTTTCCGGTCAGTGCCGGATCTTATTCTCTGCGATATCATGATGCCTGAAATGAATGGTTTTGAGTTCCGTGAAAAATTGCTTCAAAACGAACGGTTCCGCTCCGTCCCTTTTGTGTTTCTTTCGGCAAGGGCGCAGACTGAAGAGCTGTCCGAGGCTAAAAGGCTTTATCCTCAGGGGTATATTACCAAACCGGTTGAACCGGAGATTATTGTTGAAACTGTAAAGAACCATTTGAAATGA
- a CDS encoding secondary thiamine-phosphate synthase enzyme YjbQ, translating to MICSKTIHITTKGFSDIIDLTNNVENVIDESGIREGIANISAIGSTASITTMEFEPALVEDFKEKLEQLVSSRERSRHSETWGDDNGFSHMRASLMGPGITMPVSKGKLVRGTWQQVVYIDHDNRPRDREVFIQIMGEQ from the coding sequence ATGATCTGTTCAAAAACCATACACATCACGACAAAAGGCTTCTCTGACATCATCGATCTGACGAATAACGTTGAAAATGTTATCGACGAATCCGGTATCAGGGAAGGGATTGCCAACATCTCGGCAATAGGCTCGACCGCGTCGATAACCACCATGGAATTCGAACCGGCCCTCGTTGAAGACTTCAAAGAAAAACTTGAGCAACTTGTTTCCAGTAGAGAACGCAGTCGCCACTCTGAAACATGGGGAGACGACAATGGTTTTTCGCACATGAGAGCATCGCTTATGGGACCGGGAATAACCATGCCTGTCAGTAAAGGAAAACTTGTACGGGGAACATGGCAACAGGTTGTTTATATCGATCACGACAACCGCCCTAGGGATCGCGAAGTGTTTATACAGATCATGGGGGAACAATAA
- a CDS encoding 4Fe-4S binding protein has translation MALYITEECTYCAACEPECPVNAISAGDDIYIIDPNLCNECEGLDEQSCVAVCPAECIVQG, from the coding sequence ATGGCACTTTACATTACCGAAGAATGCACCTATTGTGCAGCCTGTGAGCCGGAATGCCCGGTAAATGCTATCTCAGCCGGCGACGATATTTATATTATCGACCCGAACCTATGTAATGAATGTGAAGGTCTTGACGAGCAGTCTTGTGTAGCTGTTTGCCCTGCGGAATGCATCGTACAGGGATAA
- the hisC gene encoding histidinol-phosphate transaminase — MDKDLSRLLNPALQHIGAYKVEGGQQADVKLNQNESPFDLPVLMKEAILDEFKQEAWNRYPDILPFRGIQAYANFVGVPSESVMMSNGSNEMLYTIFLACLSKGRKVVIPIPSFSLYEKLAILLQSQVVAVPMHEDLAFDVPEIIRRARDEKAGFVVLSTPNNPTSRSLSLEEIRMIASEVDAIVLVDEAYVEFSREESAIALLEETPNLIVLRTMSKALALAGMRIGFAMANPELMAQIAKPKIPFTSSRLAEITLTHVLDNYHLVEEAVSYILNERVRMSEALRKINGIRVFESDANFIIIRVSDAQKVFSYLAGQGILVRNVSGYPLMENCLRFNIGLRQENDLLLEKLLALQ; from the coding sequence ATGGATAAAGATCTATCTCGACTGCTGAACCCTGCATTGCAGCATATCGGGGCATACAAGGTTGAAGGCGGACAGCAGGCCGATGTCAAATTGAATCAGAATGAAAGCCCCTTCGATCTGCCGGTACTGATGAAGGAGGCTATACTCGATGAATTCAAGCAGGAGGCTTGGAACCGCTATCCGGATATTCTGCCATTCAGGGGAATTCAGGCTTATGCGAACTTTGTGGGTGTTCCTTCCGAATCTGTGATGATGAGTAACGGGTCCAACGAAATGCTGTATACCATTTTTCTTGCTTGTCTTTCCAAAGGCAGAAAAGTGGTGATTCCCATACCGTCTTTTTCTCTTTATGAAAAACTTGCAATTTTGCTTCAGTCACAGGTTGTCGCTGTTCCGATGCATGAAGATCTTGCTTTCGACGTTCCTGAAATCATTCGCAGAGCAAGGGACGAAAAAGCGGGCTTTGTCGTCCTTTCCACCCCCAACAATCCAACCAGCAGGTCTTTGTCGCTTGAAGAAATACGTATGATAGCCAGTGAGGTTGACGCCATTGTGCTTGTTGACGAGGCCTATGTTGAATTTTCGCGGGAAGAATCAGCCATTGCATTGCTGGAAGAAACGCCCAATCTTATTGTTTTGAGGACAATGTCCAAGGCTCTTGCTCTTGCAGGAATGAGGATAGGTTTTGCGATGGCAAATCCTGAGCTGATGGCTCAGATAGCAAAGCCGAAAATACCGTTTACTTCGAGTCGTCTGGCTGAAATTACCCTTACCCATGTGCTTGATAATTATCATCTCGTCGAAGAGGCGGTAAGCTATATTCTCAATGAACGTGTTCGTATGTCTGAAGCCTTGAGAAAAATAAATGGAATAAGAGTGTTCGAAAGTGACGCAAACTTTATTATTATAAGAGTTTCAGATGCACAAAAGGTTTTTTCCTACCTTGCAGGGCAAGGTATCCTTGTACGAAATGTTTCGGGCTATCCACTGATGGAAAACTGTCTTCGTTTCAATATAGGACTGAGGCAGGAAAACGATCTTCTTCTTGAAAAACTTCTGGCGCTTCAATGA
- a CDS encoding 4Fe-4S binding protein: MAHRITEECTYCAACEPECPVNAISAGDDIYIIDESVCVDCEGYFDEAACVVVCPVDCIFKV, translated from the coding sequence ATGGCACATCGAATTACTGAAGAGTGCACCTATTGTGCAGCTTGTGAGCCGGAATGCCCGGTCAACGCTATTTCTGCCGGCGACGACATCTATATCATCGATGAAAGCGTATGCGTTGACTGTGAAGGTTATTTCGACGAAGCAGCCTGCGTCGTGGTTTGTCCAGTCGACTGTATCTTCAAGGTATAA
- a CDS encoding glycosyltransferase family 2 protein — translation MNFTLYPTISVILPTYNRETRLVRAVQSVIAQTFTNWELIVVDDGSTDKTFERISEFMKQYQTIRYMKHSNRKPAISRNAGIQASFGRYITFLDSDDHYLPEHLESRFIYLEKHPDTDLISGGFCGDDDVYVTDCYHPERTIHIQKCILGATLFGKRNLFFSLGGFENLDYAEDTDFWKRASERFSVKKLVEPKTYVYERSDDSITRNR, via the coding sequence ATGAACTTCACTCTCTACCCCACCATTTCGGTTATATTGCCAACCTACAACCGAGAAACACGCCTTGTACGCGCGGTTCAGAGCGTCATAGCCCAGACATTCACAAACTGGGAGCTCATAGTCGTCGATGACGGCAGTACAGATAAGACCTTTGAACGCATTTCCGAGTTCATGAAGCAATATCAGACCATTCGTTACATGAAACACTCGAACCGTAAACCGGCCATTTCAAGAAATGCCGGTATTCAGGCATCATTCGGCCGCTATATAACTTTTCTCGACAGTGATGATCACTACTTGCCGGAACACCTTGAATCACGCTTTATATATCTTGAAAAACACCCTGACACAGACCTGATTTCAGGAGGATTTTGTGGAGATGATGACGTTTATGTAACCGATTGTTATCATCCGGAAAGAACCATTCATATTCAGAAATGCATTTTAGGGGCAACTCTTTTTGGAAAAAGAAATCTTTTTTTCTCTCTTGGCGGGTTCGAAAATCTCGACTATGCCGAGGATACCGATTTCTGGAAACGTGCTTCGGAGCGGTTTTCCGTAAAGAAACTGGTCGAACCGAAAACCTATGTCTATGAACGCTCTGACGACAGCATTACACGAAACCGTTAG
- the chlG gene encoding chlorophyll synthase ChlG, protein MSDSFLKKSSTNPQGNDARQEPSLNVRKVVAPGKRSAEHLPNIVLLIRFLKPVTWIPVIWSFLCGAVASGAFGWQDIIGIKFLLGMLLTGPLASGTCQMLNDYFDRDLDEINEPWRPIPGGEISLRNATILIATWSILSVVVGYLIHPLIALYVVIGIVNAHLYSANPIKLKKRLWAGNIIVAVSYLVIPWIAGEIAYNPEFTLQSLSPSLIVATLFTISSTGTMTINDFKSAEGDRQIGIRTLPVAFGDRKAAIIAAILINIGQLMAAAYMLMLDQPSFALIVTLLIIPQFYLQFSLVRSPKTMDVRYNAIAQNFLVAGMLVCALAIKNFRL, encoded by the coding sequence GTGAGCGATTCTTTCCTCAAAAAAAGTTCAACCAATCCGCAAGGAAACGACGCACGGCAGGAACCATCCCTTAATGTCCGTAAGGTAGTTGCCCCTGGAAAAAGATCGGCTGAACACCTACCCAACATCGTTCTTCTTATCCGGTTTCTGAAACCTGTCACCTGGATTCCGGTAATCTGGAGCTTTTTATGTGGTGCAGTAGCCAGCGGCGCTTTCGGCTGGCAAGATATTATAGGAATCAAGTTCCTGTTGGGCATGCTGCTTACCGGTCCGCTCGCCAGTGGAACCTGCCAGATGCTCAATGATTATTTCGATCGTGACCTCGATGAAATCAACGAACCATGGCGCCCTATCCCAGGTGGAGAAATATCACTCAGAAACGCAACGATACTCATAGCGACGTGGTCGATTCTCTCCGTTGTTGTCGGCTATCTGATACACCCGCTTATCGCTCTGTATGTCGTTATAGGAATCGTCAATGCACACCTCTACAGTGCAAATCCCATCAAGCTCAAAAAAAGGCTCTGGGCCGGCAACATTATCGTTGCAGTCTCATACCTCGTTATACCATGGATTGCCGGAGAGATAGCTTACAATCCTGAATTCACGTTACAGTCCCTTTCTCCCTCACTGATTGTCGCAACTCTTTTCACCATATCGAGTACCGGAACCATGACAATCAATGATTTCAAATCAGCTGAAGGCGACCGCCAAATAGGAATCAGGACTCTACCTGTTGCATTTGGGGACAGGAAAGCCGCAATAATTGCCGCAATCCTTATCAATATTGGACAATTGATGGCAGCAGCCTATATGCTCATGCTGGATCAGCCTTCTTTTGCACTGATTGTAACCCTGCTCATCATCCCCCAGTTTTATCTGCAGTTCAGCCTTGTAAGATCACCGAAAACAATGGATGTGCGCTACAATGCGATCGCCCAGAATTTTCTGGTTGCAGGAATGCTTGTATGCGCTCTTGCAATCAAAAATTTCAGGTTATGA
- a CDS encoding PhoH family protein: protein MLKEKSIEFKGIEPVIVFGPHDTWLKKIREEFPETKLTARGNKLLIKGEENEVKLLEQIFGEMKFLADQHGEIQENDLNALLSLAFTPPPSSKNSLSTDSDTIVATKDYVVKAKTNGQRRMVSEAKQNDIVFAIGPAGTGKTYTAVAIAVSAWKKKQVKRIVLARPAVEAGESLGFLPGDLAQKIDPYLRPLYDALQDMLTAEKLRALTEQRIIEIVPLAYMRGRTLNNSFIILDEAQNASNKQMKMCLTRLGINSRAIITGDVTQIDLPNKVESGLTNARTILQGISGISFVFLDKSDVVRHRLVRNIIEAYEQDEEK from the coding sequence TTGCTTAAAGAAAAATCCATAGAGTTCAAGGGCATCGAACCCGTCATTGTCTTTGGACCCCATGATACTTGGCTCAAAAAGATCCGGGAAGAATTTCCAGAGACAAAACTGACGGCTCGTGGAAACAAGCTGCTGATCAAAGGAGAAGAAAATGAAGTAAAACTTCTGGAACAGATTTTCGGTGAAATGAAATTTCTGGCCGACCAGCATGGAGAAATACAGGAAAATGACCTCAATGCCCTGCTCAGTCTCGCATTCACTCCTCCTCCCTCGAGCAAAAATTCTCTATCCACCGACAGTGATACAATTGTCGCTACAAAGGATTATGTAGTAAAAGCAAAAACGAACGGGCAGCGCAGAATGGTTTCCGAAGCAAAACAAAACGATATTGTGTTCGCTATCGGTCCTGCAGGAACAGGCAAAACCTATACAGCGGTAGCAATAGCCGTTTCAGCCTGGAAAAAAAAACAGGTCAAAAGAATCGTTCTTGCAAGACCGGCCGTTGAAGCCGGTGAGAGCCTTGGGTTCTTGCCGGGAGACCTTGCACAGAAAATCGATCCTTACCTGCGTCCCCTCTATGATGCCCTGCAGGATATGCTGACCGCAGAAAAACTCAGAGCGTTAACAGAGCAGAGAATTATCGAAATCGTTCCACTTGCGTATATGAGAGGCCGGACGCTTAACAACTCTTTCATTATCCTTGACGAAGCGCAGAACGCGTCAAACAAGCAGATGAAAATGTGTCTGACAAGGCTCGGCATCAACTCGAGAGCCATCATCACGGGAGATGTAACCCAGATAGATCTTCCAAACAAGGTCGAATCGGGTCTCACAAATGCCCGGACAATACTTCAGGGAATTTCCGGAATAAGTTTCGTGTTTCTCGACAAATCAGACGTTGTCCGCCACCGCCTCGTTCGCAATATTATCGAAGCCTACGAACAGGATGAGGAAAAATAG
- a CDS encoding TIGR00730 family Rossman fold protein, with protein MPKSVTVYCSSSNHSPKQYFEAASELGRSLAERDISLVFGGGNVGLMGCIANAVMQNGGTVRGIIPRFLEEKEIAHYDITELHIVETMHERKMKLAEWADAFIVLPGGFGTLDELVEVITWRNLGHHDKPISLFNIDGFWNPLLQFFDVLAAQNLVKPDHSKLYRVCNTVEEIIENLG; from the coding sequence ATGCCAAAATCCGTTACCGTATACTGCAGTTCAAGCAACCATTCACCGAAGCAGTACTTCGAAGCCGCATCGGAACTCGGAAGAAGTCTTGCCGAGCGAGATATCTCTCTTGTTTTCGGAGGAGGAAATGTCGGACTGATGGGATGCATTGCAAATGCCGTTATGCAGAATGGTGGAACTGTCCGGGGGATTATTCCGCGTTTCCTCGAAGAAAAAGAAATCGCCCATTATGACATCACCGAACTCCACATCGTCGAAACAATGCATGAAAGAAAAATGAAGCTTGCAGAATGGGCTGACGCTTTCATTGTTTTACCTGGAGGATTCGGCACACTCGATGAACTTGTCGAAGTTATTACATGGCGCAATCTGGGCCATCACGATAAACCCATCTCACTCTTCAACATAGATGGTTTCTGGAACCCTCTGCTGCAATTCTTTGATGTACTTGCTGCACAAAACCTTGTGAAACCGGATCATAGCAAGCTTTACCGGGTATGCAACACAGTTGAAGAAATCATCGAAAATCTTGGTTAA
- a CDS encoding RNA polymerase sigma factor — MIRINKTPLDILNDIYSLAYWMTGSEKASDELVNRTYLNADISTRETDLLKVFRSCYIDRYGQDTELGIDENGNGTTKSVLGKLRRRAADVKLSVLLYEISGLKHRQISEIMDRPVETIRHWLFWGRKFLVKDCLLKASA; from the coding sequence ATGATCAGGATAAACAAAACACCTTTAGACATACTGAACGATATATATAGCCTTGCCTATTGGATGACAGGCAGTGAAAAAGCTTCGGACGAACTCGTGAACAGAACGTATCTCAATGCTGACATCAGTACTCGCGAAACCGATCTCCTGAAAGTGTTCAGAAGTTGCTACATCGATCGTTATGGGCAGGATACGGAACTCGGCATAGACGAAAACGGAAACGGAACAACAAAATCTGTTCTTGGAAAGCTGAGACGAAGGGCTGCAGATGTTAAGCTTTCCGTCCTGTTATATGAAATATCGGGCTTGAAACACCGACAGATATCCGAAATCATGGACCGCCCTGTCGAGACTATACGGCATTGGCTCTTCTGGGGGCGCAAATTTCTCGTTAAAGACTGCTTGCTGAAAGCTTCGGCATAA
- a CDS encoding response regulator transcription factor: protein MKQSRILVVDDSPSIRRLLSHNLGKKFKVLLAENAQDALNLLDQGQMPDLMIVDVAMPGMDGFSFVDRIRQDSVYNAIPLIMLTARDKSGDKEKGLKLGADDYLTKPFDIDELGERIERLLA, encoded by the coding sequence ATGAAACAATCTCGTATTCTTGTCGTCGATGATTCTCCAAGTATCCGGCGCCTTCTTTCTCACAACCTTGGAAAAAAGTTCAAGGTGCTGCTTGCTGAAAATGCGCAGGATGCTCTGAACCTGCTGGATCAGGGTCAGATGCCCGACCTGATGATTGTTGACGTGGCAATGCCGGGAATGGACGGTTTTTCTTTCGTTGACCGGATCAGGCAGGATTCTGTCTATAATGCTATTCCTCTTATCATGCTCACGGCAAGGGACAAGAGCGGCGACAAAGAAAAAGGATTGAAGCTCGGGGCAGATGATTACCTTACCAAACCTTTCGATATCGATGAACTCGGTGAAAGAATAGAACGTTTGCTTGCATGA
- a CDS encoding alpha/beta fold hydrolase yields the protein MLHYRTYRLSETDPWVVFVHGAGGSSSIWFLQVKEFRKHFNILMVDLRGHGKSKGAPVSQKRKYSFEDITLDIFEVLDYLKIERAHFIGVSLGTILIRQISELAPERVCSMVMAGAIIRLNVRARFLVGLGNTFKRFVPYMWLYSFFAWIIMPRARHKKSRLLFVSEAKKVAQKEFMRWFKLTYELNPLLKYFEEKDTRIPTLYLSGEEDYMFLPAVEYIVQRHDNSSLGIIRNSGHVCNVDQPKDFNARAIAFMQSNSACSRFIEASVAV from the coding sequence ATGTTGCATTACAGGACGTACAGGCTGTCGGAAACGGATCCATGGGTGGTATTTGTTCACGGGGCGGGAGGAAGCTCTTCAATATGGTTTCTTCAGGTCAAGGAATTCAGGAAACATTTCAACATTTTGATGGTCGACCTGCGAGGGCATGGAAAGTCGAAGGGGGCGCCGGTTTCGCAGAAAAGGAAGTATAGTTTTGAAGATATCACCCTCGACATCTTTGAAGTGCTTGACTACCTCAAAATAGAAAGAGCGCACTTTATCGGAGTTTCACTCGGTACCATATTGATTCGCCAGATCAGCGAATTGGCTCCTGAAAGGGTATGTTCAATGGTGATGGCTGGAGCGATCATACGGCTTAATGTCAGGGCAAGGTTTTTGGTGGGTCTCGGCAATACTTTCAAACGTTTTGTGCCCTATATGTGGCTGTACAGTTTTTTTGCCTGGATCATCATGCCGAGGGCAAGGCACAAGAAGTCGAGATTGCTGTTTGTCAGCGAGGCAAAAAAAGTCGCGCAGAAAGAGTTTATGCGGTGGTTCAAGCTGACCTATGAGCTGAATCCACTGCTTAAATATTTCGAAGAAAAGGATACGAGAATTCCTACGCTTTATCTGAGCGGAGAAGAGGATTACATGTTTCTGCCGGCTGTCGAGTATATTGTACAGAGGCACGATAATTCCTCTCTCGGGATTATCAGGAATTCAGGTCATGTATGCAATGTCGATCAGCCTAAAGATTTCAATGCAAGAGCGATAGCTTTTATGCAGAGCAATTCGGCGTGTTCGCGGTTCATCGAAG
- the rfaD gene encoding ADP-glyceromanno-heptose 6-epimerase codes for MIVITGGAGFIGSAMLWELNKHGTTDIIVVDDLGSTATGKWKNLSGLSFTDFIHKNEFISWLADNRLPEISTVIHMGAISATTETDASLLMANNYNYSKELAMLCASRKIRFIYASSAATYGDGRRGYNDEEENLKRLRPLNMYGYSKQLFDLWALKTGILKQAVGLKFFNVFGPNEYHKTDMCSVVFKAFQQIKETGTVQLFESHRDDYPHGEQMRDFIYVKDCTALISWLIENQTIHGVFNVGTGQARSFNDLVKATFSALGLESKIQYTPMPETLRDKYQYFTQAEISKLRSYGYTQPLTSLEEGVKDYVNNYLDSDSPYFDNQNP; via the coding sequence ATGATAGTTATTACCGGAGGAGCTGGATTCATAGGCAGCGCAATGCTCTGGGAACTCAACAAACATGGCACAACTGACATCATCGTTGTCGATGATCTCGGTTCAACCGCTACCGGAAAATGGAAAAACCTTTCCGGCCTTTCTTTCACCGACTTCATACATAAAAACGAGTTTATTTCATGGCTTGCCGATAACAGGCTTCCAGAAATCAGTACTGTTATCCACATGGGAGCAATCAGTGCCACGACGGAAACGGATGCATCGCTTCTCATGGCAAACAACTACAATTACTCGAAAGAACTTGCCATGCTTTGCGCTTCACGAAAGATCCGTTTTATCTACGCGTCGAGCGCGGCCACTTACGGAGACGGTCGCAGAGGCTATAATGACGAAGAAGAGAATCTCAAGCGTCTCAGACCGCTTAATATGTACGGCTACTCGAAACAGTTGTTCGATCTCTGGGCTTTGAAAACAGGTATTCTCAAGCAAGCTGTAGGCTTGAAATTTTTCAATGTGTTCGGCCCGAATGAATACCATAAAACCGACATGTGCAGTGTCGTTTTCAAAGCTTTTCAACAGATAAAGGAAACCGGCACTGTTCAGCTTTTCGAATCCCACCGGGACGATTACCCTCATGGAGAGCAGATGAGAGATTTTATCTATGTAAAAGACTGTACTGCCCTTATATCGTGGCTTATTGAAAACCAAACGATACATGGCGTTTTCAACGTGGGAACCGGACAGGCAAGAAGCTTCAACGACCTTGTAAAAGCGACCTTTTCTGCTTTAGGACTTGAATCGAAAATTCAGTACACACCCATGCCCGAAACACTTCGTGACAAGTACCAGTACTTCACTCAGGCAGAAATCAGCAAACTGAGATCATACGGCTACACACAGCCATTGACCAGCCTTGAAGAGGGTGTCAAAGATTATGTAAACAACTATCTTGATAGTGATTCCCCCTATTTCGACAATCAAAATCCCTAA
- a CDS encoding RNA methyltransferase, with product MTTLFRKLRSDEMARLGVDEYARVEKHPVTVLLHNIRSMYNVGSVFRTADAAGIAKVIITGYTATPPRKEIDKTALGAQESVPWEYFSHPKEILEKLKNQGVTICGLEITENSMRYTDICKQDFPLCLILGNEVDGIDSDVLQFCDHVLEIPQYGTKHSLNVSVAAGIALYEMVRIFRQETIVSGIHGNF from the coding sequence ATGACGACATTGTTCAGAAAATTGCGAAGTGACGAAATGGCTCGCCTCGGTGTCGATGAGTATGCCAGAGTGGAAAAACATCCTGTTACTGTTTTGCTTCACAACATACGCAGTATGTATAATGTAGGTTCGGTTTTTCGTACCGCTGATGCTGCGGGTATAGCAAAGGTTATCATAACAGGTTACACTGCGACACCGCCCAGAAAAGAGATCGATAAAACTGCCTTGGGGGCTCAAGAAAGTGTGCCTTGGGAATATTTCTCTCATCCGAAAGAGATTCTGGAAAAATTGAAGAATCAGGGCGTAACGATATGCGGGCTTGAAATTACCGAGAACAGTATGCGTTATACCGACATCTGCAAGCAAGATTTCCCGTTGTGCCTGATTCTCGGCAATGAGGTTGATGGTATTGACAGTGATGTTCTGCAATTTTGCGACCATGTGCTAGAAATTCCCCAGTATGGGACAAAACATTCTCTTAACGTTTCAGTTGCTGCGGGAATCGCTCTTTATGAAATGGTAAGGATATTCCGTCAAGAAACAATCGTCTCCGGCATTCATGGAAATTTTTAA